From Catharus ustulatus isolate bCatUst1 chromosome 24, bCatUst1.pri.v2, whole genome shotgun sequence, the proteins below share one genomic window:
- the LACTBL1 gene encoding putative beta-lactamase-like 1, with translation MEGLQLRQAPCSRSFLKLAAMEVKWIHALVLFLFLLSVAMTGCFLWQYSLPKVEPNPSVMEVRSEAVQMCPRYPEPVPLDHPLPILKEALEKVDQMLRQRMHSSGLPAMSAIVIYNDTVLWTGNLGKKNGSDPTSGVPNEYTIYRIASVSKIFPTIMLYKMWEEGKVTSLDDPLERYVQNFVIKNPLGRLKDSEQRYTGDGLVFMEKGSVPLKPSLVTLRRMASQLSGLPRRLRSTSLLWKGSTQDALTLLKDDILVADPGTRCHYSNLAFSLLAHVLADHAADGQYQRWISENILERLGMEDTGFDITAPVRSQMAVGFYGSRQPAPLYDLGWYRPSGQMYSTAADLAKLAMVFLGTYHRRLLEPDTVKTMLTPLFKCSVEYFANKTGTPWEINEQLGYDVIRKDGDLDGYSATFSLIPKLRLSFIVLMAGPRPQGGDIVTQTYEYLIPAMETAFREADKSLVPPPNPIPYVGYYTYSNLTFYEIKVGIGGVLIMQQFGPHVEELIPEKYRTIKLHHLEDRVFQVVFDKEFPCVLHLGSASISLETQNGQLFNFYPFDRKGLSPGFDAPGLNTYNVVRVLRKPVFYS, from the exons ATCCATCCGTGATGGAGGTGAGGTCAGAAGCTGTGCAGATGTGTCCCCGCTATCCCGAGCCAGTGCCACTGGaccaccccctccccatcctgaaGGAAGCACTGGAGAAG GTGGATCAGATGCTGCGGCAGAGGATGCACAGCTCGGGGCTGCCAGCCATGTCAGCCATCGTCATCTACAACGACACCGTGCTCTGGACGGGCAACCTGGGCAAGAAGAACGGCTCTGACCCCACCTCAGGGGTGCCCAATGAGTACACCATCTACAG AATCGCCAGTGTCTCCAAGATCTTCCCCACCATTATGTTGTACAAGAtgtgggaggaaggaaaagtcaCATCCCTTGATGACCCATTGGAGCGTTATGTCCAGAACTTTGTCATTAAGAACCCTCTGGGGAGGCTCAAGGACTCAGAGCAGAGGTACACAGGAGATGGGCTGGTTTTTATGGAAAAAGGCTCGGTGCCACTGAAGCCGTCGCTGGTGACCCTGCGCAGAATGGCCAGTCAGCTCTCAG GTCTGCCCAGGAGGCTGAGATCCACCAGCCTGCTCTGGAAGGGCAGCACACAGGATGCCCTGACGCTGCTCAAAGATGACATCCTGGTGGCTGACCCAGGAACCAG aTGCCACTACAGCAACCTGGCCTTCTCCCTGCTGGCCCACGTGCTGGCTGACCACGCCGCCGACGGGCAGTACCAGCGCTGGATCTCAGAGAATATCCTGGAGCGCCTGGGCATGGAGGACACCGGCTTCGACATCACGGCGCCTGTCCGCTCCCAGATGGCCGTGGGCTTCTACGGCAGCCGGCAGCCGGCCCCGCTCTACGACCTGGGCTGGTACCGGCCCTCTGGCCAGATGTACTCCACGGCTGCTGACCTGGCCAAGCTGGCCATGGTCTTCCTGGGTACCTACCACCGCCGGCTGCTGGAGCCCGACACGGTGAAGACGATGCTGACGCCCCTGTTCAAGTGTTCTGTTGAATACTTTGCTAACAAGACAGGCACACCCTGGGAGATTAACGAGCAGTTGGGATATGATGTCATCAGGAAGGATGGGGACCTTGATGGTTACTCAGCAACCTTCTCCCTCATCCCCAAGCTCCGCCTGAGCTTCATCGTGCTGATGGCAGGGCCCAGACCTCAGGGTGGGGACATTGTGACTCAGACGTACGAGTATCTCATCCCTGCCATGGAGACAGCGTTCAGGGAGGCCGACAAAAGCTTGGTTCCTCCTCCAAACCCAATCCCTTACGTTGGCTACTACACCTATTCCAACCTGACTTTCTACGAGATCAAAGTTGGAATTGGTGGGGTGCTGATCATGCAGCAGTTTGGGCCTCACGTGGAAGAGCTGATCCCAGAAAAGTATCGGACAATCAAGCTCCACCACCTGGAAGATCGCGTTTTCCAAGTCGTTTTTGACAAGGAGTTCCCATGTGTTCTCCACCTGGGCTCTGCCTCCATCTCGCTGGAGACACAGAACGGGCAGCTCTTCAACTTCTACCCCTTCGATCGCAAGGGTTTGTCCCCCGGCTTTGACGCCCCGGGGCTGAACACCTACAACGTGGTGCGTGTCCTGCGCAAGCCCGTGTTCTACAGCTGA